A genome region from Neptunomonas japonica JAMM 1380 includes the following:
- a CDS encoding pilus assembly PilX family protein — translation MMNIYKRRNIQRLAPHRHQQKGAALIIGLVMMLLLTVLGLSAMQGTAMQEKMSGNMRDANLALQAGEAGMRYLEEGFLKSIENLDVGKSYGGCSATATPRCQVINASGGVALPANDTAAWDAQAISYGSYKESDGTVINPPTSTDMNTLVVSSPLLMVEYVVYKTDAYDVGGGVVEDRGSALYRNTIKAYGGSLTSEALLQTIFARRFR, via the coding sequence ATGATGAATATCTATAAAAGAAGAAACATACAAAGATTAGCCCCTCACCGTCATCAACAAAAGGGAGCTGCGCTCATAATCGGTTTGGTGATGATGTTGCTGCTAACCGTTCTTGGGTTAAGTGCGATGCAAGGTACGGCGATGCAGGAAAAAATGAGTGGTAATATGCGCGATGCAAATTTGGCACTCCAAGCAGGTGAAGCCGGAATGCGTTATTTAGAAGAGGGTTTTCTTAAAAGCATAGAAAACTTGGATGTAGGTAAGTCATATGGAGGTTGCAGTGCGACTGCTACGCCTCGTTGTCAGGTAATAAACGCTTCAGGAGGTGTTGCTTTGCCTGCAAATGACACGGCGGCGTGGGATGCCCAAGCTATTAGTTATGGCAGTTACAAAGAGTCAGATGGAACAGTTATTAATCCTCCTACTAGTACTGATATGAACACACTAGTCGTTTCTAGCCCTTTATTAATGGTGGAGTATGTTGTTTATAAAACAGATGCTTACGATGTTGGAGGCGGAGTTGTTGAAGATAGAGGTAGTGCATTGTATAGAAACACAATTAAGGCATACGGGGGGTCGTTAACTTCAGAGGCTCTGTTGCAAACTATTTTCGCGCGTCGGTTTAGATAA
- a CDS encoding PilW family protein: MKKVNSPSEQAGFSLIELMIAMLLGLILIGGVINVFLASSQTYRLQEAMFRVQESGRFALDIMLRDLRDAGFQNLLPVNSSRDTSITAVQGFQAVAPLPANVVAGVTSEILSIPANAANSGGGVVYYVAPDAGGQRALFRNANAVVEGVENVAFTYGVDTNSDREPDTYLGVAAVGASQWTDVVTVRISFLVASNDAGVVEQAQAAPAPFNAAPYTVTTTDRRLYKVYTTTVALRNKMP, translated from the coding sequence ATGAAAAAAGTTAATAGTCCAAGTGAGCAAGCTGGTTTCTCGTTAATTGAGCTAATGATAGCTATGTTGTTAGGGCTAATTTTGATTGGTGGTGTTATCAATGTGTTTTTGGCGTCCAGTCAAACATATAGGCTGCAAGAGGCTATGTTTCGGGTTCAAGAGTCGGGGCGTTTCGCATTAGACATTATGTTGCGTGATCTGCGTGATGCGGGATTTCAAAATTTATTGCCTGTTAATAGTAGTCGAGATACCAGTATTACTGCTGTGCAAGGGTTTCAGGCCGTCGCTCCTTTGCCAGCAAATGTTGTCGCCGGTGTGACGAGTGAGATACTTTCAATACCAGCGAATGCTGCAAATTCAGGCGGCGGCGTTGTTTACTATGTCGCTCCTGATGCAGGAGGGCAACGGGCATTATTTAGAAATGCAAATGCTGTTGTTGAAGGTGTTGAAAATGTTGCTTTCACCTATGGTGTAGATACAAACAGTGACCGAGAACCCGATACTTATTTAGGCGTTGCTGCTGTAGGCGCTTCGCAATGGACTGATGTGGTGACAGTGCGTATTAGCTTTCTAGTTGCCAGTAATGATGCAGGTGTAGTGGAGCAGGCACAAGCGGCCCCAGCCCCATTTAATGCTGCACCTTATACGGTAACCACTACGGATAGGCGTTTATATAAGGTCTACACTACGACCGTAGCGCTTCGAAACAAGATGCCTTAA
- the pilV gene encoding type IV pilus modification protein PilV, giving the protein MKYECTQSSKQSGSTLIEVLITVLVLSIGLLGMATLQFDAVKLNHDAFLRSQAVNLAYDMSDRIRSNRSAARDGDYDTQPAPSGVDATAAADITAWQANLAAALPTGTGTIARNSEEFTVQVCWDESRGGGAPATCFSFVTGL; this is encoded by the coding sequence ATGAAATATGAATGCACGCAAAGTAGTAAGCAATCAGGTTCTACACTAATAGAAGTACTAATAACTGTACTAGTACTGTCAATAGGGCTTCTTGGAATGGCAACATTGCAATTTGATGCGGTTAAATTAAATCACGATGCATTTTTGCGATCACAAGCTGTGAATCTTGCTTATGATATGTCGGATCGCATCAGGTCTAATCGCTCGGCCGCAAGAGATGGGGATTATGATACTCAGCCGGCTCCGTCGGGTGTTGATGCCACCGCTGCAGCTGATATAACCGCATGGCAAGCAAATTTAGCGGCTGCTTTACCTACAGGTACAGGAACCATTGCTCGAAACAGTGAAGAGTTTACAGTTCAGGTGTGTTGGGATGAGAGTAGGGGTGGTGGTGCTCCTGCGACTTGCTTTTCATTTGTAACGGGGCTGTGA
- a CDS encoding GspH/FimT family pseudopilin: MKRNLGFTLIELMVTLVVLVILITVAIPSFTNLIQNSRSAALANSIVIALNVARSEAVKRNTLVNLCPGNDGTACPGSWANGWIVQLNTGAATIQVWDAPDTGAVIAQTGGNSTIRFDGSGRMTLPAAAVTINSRYPNCTGQQARQIQISTTGRVSVTRAACP; this comes from the coding sequence ATGAAGCGAAATTTAGGTTTTACACTGATTGAATTAATGGTGACATTGGTGGTGTTAGTGATTTTGATTACTGTCGCTATCCCTAGTTTTACAAATCTGATTCAAAATAGCCGTTCTGCTGCGTTAGCTAACAGTATTGTGATTGCCTTAAATGTTGCTCGAAGCGAGGCCGTAAAAAGGAATACGTTGGTAAATTTATGCCCAGGCAATGATGGGACTGCGTGCCCTGGGAGCTGGGCGAATGGTTGGATTGTGCAGCTAAATACAGGAGCTGCAACTATACAGGTATGGGATGCCCCTGATACTGGGGCTGTTATTGCTCAGACAGGCGGAAATTCTACTATTAGGTTTGATGGTAGTGGTCGTATGACATTACCGGCAGCAGCAGTCACTATTAATAGTCGATACCCAAATTGCACAGGCCAACAAGCTAGGCAGATACAAATTAGTACTACAGGGCGGGTCAGTGTGACGAGAGCCGCTTGTCCATAG
- a CDS encoding FKBP-type peptidyl-prolyl cis-trans isomerase — protein MSEQVIGPEKTITLHFEIRLQNGDVVDSNFSSQPATFTVGDGNMLAGFEAAIFGLKVGDRQVFKITPEHGFGMPNPSNIQKVGRESFSGIELEAGLVVGFQDASGELPGVVVSFDDINVEVDFNHPLAGKNLEFEVEVLQIAA, from the coding sequence ATGAGTGAGCAAGTCATAGGCCCTGAGAAAACAATTACACTGCATTTTGAGATCCGTTTGCAAAATGGGGATGTAGTCGACAGTAATTTTTCTAGCCAACCCGCTACCTTTACTGTGGGCGATGGCAATATGTTAGCAGGGTTTGAAGCAGCCATATTTGGTTTGAAAGTAGGAGATCGACAAGTATTTAAGATCACTCCTGAGCATGGATTTGGCATGCCAAACCCCAGTAATATTCAAAAAGTTGGGCGTGAAAGCTTTTCGGGTATTGAGTTAGAGGCAGGCTTGGTTGTTGGTTTTCAAGATGCAAGCGGAGAACTGCCCGGTGTCGTTGTTTCATTTGATGATATAAATGTAGAAGTGGATTTTAACCACCCGCTAGCCGGAAAAAACTTGGAGTTTGAAGTAGAAGTACTACAGATAGCTGCGTAA
- the lspA gene encoding signal peptidase II: protein MGSLKWLWLTVFVLAADLLSKNFAQEWLDYGVPVALFSGLDMTLLYNRGAAFSFLSEASGWQRWLFVVIAVVISVVLVVWLKRTETRQWWLGMGLALILGGALGNLHDRILLGYVVDFISVYYQSYFFPAFNLADSAITLGAAIMIIDMIFLEKQNEDAESSTT from the coding sequence TTGGGCTCGTTAAAGTGGTTGTGGCTAACGGTATTTGTGTTAGCTGCAGACCTACTTAGTAAAAACTTTGCCCAAGAGTGGTTAGATTATGGTGTCCCTGTGGCACTGTTTTCTGGCTTGGATATGACTCTGCTTTACAACCGAGGGGCTGCTTTTAGCTTTTTATCAGAAGCCAGTGGCTGGCAGCGATGGTTGTTTGTTGTGATTGCGGTGGTTATTAGTGTTGTTTTGGTTGTGTGGTTAAAGCGAACTGAAACGCGTCAGTGGTGGCTGGGGATGGGGCTGGCTCTGATTCTTGGAGGCGCTCTAGGTAATTTGCATGACCGTATTCTGCTGGGTTATGTCGTAGACTTTATCTCTGTCTATTATCAATCCTACTTTTTTCCTGCGTTTAATCTGGCAGACAGCGCTATCACGCTCGGTGCCGCTATTATGATTATCGATATGATATTTCTGGAAAAGCAAAACGAAGATGCTGAATCTTCAACAACTTGA
- the ileS gene encoding isoleucine--tRNA ligase translates to MTDYKATLNLPDTEFPMRGNLAKREPDMLKKWQDMGLYQRIREINAGRPKFILHDGPPYANGNIHLGHAVNKVLKDIIIKSKTLDGFDAPYVPGWDCHGLPIEHKVEVTHGKNLGADKTRELCRSYAHEQIEGQKDDFIRLGVFGDWANPYKTMDFANEAGEIRALGKMVEGGYVFKGLKPVNWCFDCGSALAEAEVEYADKKSSAIDVAFECKETEKLATAFGLDTLDKPAFSVIWTTTPWTIPANQAMNVHPEFDYALVDTGDRYLLLAAELVDSCLERYELQGNIVAKVTGTALEHIAFQHPLYDRESPIYLADYVALDAGTGIVHSSPAYGVDDFVTCRSYGMEFDQILSIVKADGVYIDDLADFGGLSIWDASPKIVEKLRENQRLLTHKTITHSYMHCWRHKTPLIYRATAQWFVGMDKQANSGSTLRESALEAIEQTQFVPGWGKPRLHSMIANRPDWCISRQRNWGVPIPFFLHKETGELHQNTVALMEQVALRVEKEGIEAWFKLDAAELLGDEADQYEKVTDTLDVWFDSGTTHWHVMRGSHPMGHDQGPRADLYLEGSDQHRGWFHSSLLTGCAIDGNAPYKELLTHGFTVDEKGYKMSKSLGNTVAPQEVTGTLGADILRLWVASTDYSGEMAVSKQILQRTADSYRRIRNTSRFLLANLNGFDPVTDLVAPKDMLALDRWAVDATARLQEKVKESYANYRFLDVYQQVHHFCVQELGGFYLDIIKDRQYTTKADSLVRHSCQTALYHIAQAITRWIAPILSFTAEEIYAALPDKDKSESIFFETWYEGLFELDAEVAFDREYWARIFEVKSAVNKVLEEARNEKLVKASLSTEATLYVNDSIMTDLERLGTELRFVLITSEAALKPLSEAGDARDTELEGMKVALKASEHVKCERCWHHREDVGANADHPELCTRCVDNVYGEGEARQFA, encoded by the coding sequence ATGACCGACTATAAAGCGACATTGAACCTGCCGGATACTGAATTTCCAATGCGTGGGAATCTGGCTAAGCGCGAACCCGATATGCTGAAAAAATGGCAAGATATGGGCTTATATCAGCGAATTCGTGAAATCAATGCAGGTCGTCCCAAGTTTATTCTGCATGATGGCCCTCCATACGCTAACGGCAATATTCATCTTGGCCATGCAGTAAACAAAGTACTGAAAGACATTATTATTAAGTCCAAAACATTGGATGGCTTTGATGCGCCTTACGTTCCAGGTTGGGATTGTCACGGTTTGCCTATCGAGCACAAAGTAGAGGTTACCCACGGTAAAAACTTGGGGGCTGATAAAACGCGTGAGCTATGTCGCAGTTATGCTCATGAGCAGATTGAAGGCCAGAAAGACGACTTTATTCGTTTGGGTGTGTTTGGTGACTGGGCAAACCCGTATAAAACTATGGATTTTGCTAATGAAGCGGGTGAAATTCGCGCATTAGGGAAAATGGTTGAAGGTGGGTATGTTTTTAAAGGCTTGAAGCCGGTTAACTGGTGTTTTGATTGTGGTTCGGCATTGGCTGAGGCTGAAGTTGAATATGCAGACAAAAAATCTTCTGCAATTGATGTCGCCTTTGAATGTAAAGAGACAGAAAAATTAGCTACTGCTTTTGGATTAGATACTTTAGATAAGCCTGCTTTTTCGGTTATCTGGACAACAACGCCGTGGACTATTCCTGCTAACCAAGCGATGAATGTTCATCCTGAATTTGATTACGCCTTGGTAGATACGGGTGATCGTTATTTATTGTTAGCAGCAGAGCTTGTGGATAGCTGCTTGGAACGTTATGAGTTACAAGGGAATATTGTTGCTAAAGTAACGGGAACTGCGTTAGAGCACATAGCATTCCAACATCCGCTATATGATCGTGAATCTCCGATCTATTTGGCTGATTATGTCGCACTCGATGCCGGTACAGGCATTGTGCATTCATCACCTGCTTATGGGGTAGATGACTTTGTCACTTGCCGTAGTTATGGAATGGAGTTTGATCAAATCCTAAGCATTGTTAAGGCGGATGGGGTTTATATTGATGACTTAGCTGATTTCGGTGGCCTGTCAATCTGGGATGCTAGTCCTAAGATTGTTGAAAAATTACGTGAAAATCAGCGTTTGTTAACGCATAAAACCATTACACACAGCTATATGCATTGCTGGCGCCATAAAACTCCGCTGATCTATCGTGCTACTGCGCAATGGTTTGTTGGTATGGATAAGCAAGCTAACTCTGGTTCAACATTACGTGAAAGTGCTCTAGAAGCGATTGAACAGACTCAGTTTGTTCCCGGTTGGGGTAAGCCTCGCTTGCATAGCATGATTGCTAACCGTCCTGATTGGTGCATCTCACGCCAACGTAACTGGGGCGTGCCGATTCCGTTCTTCTTGCATAAAGAGACGGGCGAGCTACATCAGAATACCGTAGCTTTGATGGAACAAGTTGCATTACGCGTTGAGAAAGAAGGTATTGAAGCCTGGTTTAAGCTAGACGCTGCTGAACTATTAGGTGATGAAGCTGATCAATACGAAAAAGTAACAGATACATTAGATGTGTGGTTTGATTCAGGAACAACACATTGGCATGTCATGCGTGGTTCTCACCCTATGGGGCATGATCAAGGCCCTCGCGCTGACCTTTATTTAGAAGGCTCTGATCAGCACCGTGGTTGGTTCCATTCATCGCTGTTAACCGGTTGTGCAATTGACGGAAATGCACCTTACAAAGAACTTCTCACACACGGCTTTACCGTTGATGAGAAGGGCTACAAGATGTCTAAGTCTTTGGGTAATACAGTTGCTCCGCAAGAAGTTACCGGTACATTAGGTGCTGATATTTTGCGCTTATGGGTTGCTTCAACAGACTACTCAGGTGAGATGGCCGTTTCTAAGCAAATTCTGCAGCGTACTGCTGATTCATACCGTCGTATCCGTAATACGTCGCGTTTCTTGTTAGCCAATCTTAATGGTTTTGACCCGGTTACTGATTTAGTAGCGCCTAAGGATATGCTGGCACTGGACCGTTGGGCTGTGGATGCCACGGCGCGGTTGCAGGAAAAAGTGAAAGAATCTTATGCCAACTATCGTTTCTTAGATGTTTATCAACAAGTGCATCACTTCTGTGTGCAGGAGCTGGGTGGCTTTTACCTAGATATCATCAAAGATCGTCAGTACACGACTAAAGCGGATAGTTTGGTGCGCCACTCTTGTCAGACGGCGTTGTATCATATTGCACAGGCGATCACACGTTGGATTGCGCCTATTCTTAGCTTCACGGCTGAAGAGATCTATGCAGCCTTACCAGATAAAGATAAAAGCGAAAGCATCTTTTTCGAAACCTGGTATGAAGGCTTGTTTGAGCTTGATGCAGAGGTCGCTTTTGACCGTGAGTATTGGGCACGTATTTTTGAAGTTAAAAGCGCCGTGAATAAGGTGCTGGAAGAAGCACGAAATGAAAAGTTAGTGAAAGCTTCCTTATCTACCGAAGCAACACTCTATGTGAATGACAGTATTATGACTGATCTTGAACGTTTGGGAACAGAGTTGCGCTTTGTATTGATTACCTCTGAAGCAGCGTTGAAACCGCTGAGCGAAGCAGGGGATGCGCGTGATACAGAGCTAGAAGGTATGAAAGTGGCGTTAAAAGCATCTGAGCATGTTAAATGTGAGCGCTGCTGGCACCACCGTGAAGATGTGGGCGCTAATGCAGACCATCCTGAGCTTTGTACCCGTTGCGTTGATAATGTTTATGGTGAGGGTGAAGCACGCCAGTTTGCTTAA
- the ribF gene encoding bifunctional riboflavin kinase/FAD synthetase produces MELIRGLHNLREKHRGCVATIGNFDSVHLGHVRVLEQVKAKARELGLPTTVIIFEPQPREFFGGESVPSRLTRFGEKVRLLRAQGIDRVLCLAFNAQLQKMTAAEFVENLLLKGLEVKHFVVGDDFRFGCDRAGDYQMLEAVGKQYGFSVVNTDTFTIAGERVSSTRVRKVLEQNDFDLAERLLGRRYRIAGRVMHGQKLGRQLGVPTANIRMHRFIAPLRGVYAVTMYREEQMLGQGVCNIGMRPTVNGTQPVLEVHLLDFDEDLYGQLLSVEFETFLRKEQKFDGLEQLRKQIFNDIEVAQTYFAQPK; encoded by the coding sequence ATGGAATTGATTCGCGGGCTGCATAACTTACGTGAAAAACACCGTGGATGTGTGGCGACTATCGGTAACTTCGATAGTGTCCACTTGGGGCACGTACGTGTATTGGAGCAAGTGAAAGCAAAAGCTCGAGAACTGGGGTTGCCGACCACTGTTATTATTTTTGAACCACAGCCTAGGGAGTTCTTTGGTGGTGAAAGTGTCCCATCACGATTGACCCGCTTTGGTGAAAAAGTGCGCTTGTTGCGAGCTCAAGGCATTGATCGGGTGTTATGTCTGGCTTTTAATGCGCAGCTGCAAAAAATGACAGCGGCTGAGTTTGTAGAAAATTTGTTACTCAAAGGCCTTGAAGTGAAGCACTTTGTTGTAGGTGATGACTTCAGGTTTGGCTGTGATCGTGCTGGCGATTATCAAATGTTGGAAGCCGTGGGTAAACAATATGGCTTTAGCGTTGTTAATACAGATACATTTACGATTGCAGGTGAGCGTGTCAGCAGCACACGTGTTAGAAAAGTATTAGAGCAAAACGATTTTGATTTGGCTGAACGCTTGCTAGGTCGGCGTTATCGTATAGCCGGGCGGGTTATGCATGGTCAGAAGCTAGGTCGTCAGTTAGGTGTGCCCACTGCAAACATTCGTATGCATCGATTTATTGCGCCGTTGCGAGGTGTTTATGCCGTTACTATGTATCGTGAGGAGCAGATGTTGGGACAGGGTGTATGCAATATAGGTATGCGCCCAACCGTTAATGGCACTCAGCCAGTTTTGGAGGTTCATCTACTTGATTTTGATGAAGACCTTTATGGACAGCTACTCAGTGTAGAGTTTGAAACTTTCCTGAGAAAAGAACAGAAATTTGACGGGCTAGAACAGCTTCGCAAACAAATCTTTAATGATATAGAGGTTGCGCAAACTTACTTTGCCCAACCTAAATGA
- the murJ gene encoding murein biosynthesis integral membrane protein MurJ, with the protein MTMLSRVLGLVRDVVIANYFGASGSADAFFVAFKIPNFLRRLFAEGAFSQAFVPVLSEYQTQKDHDEVKRLVDRVAGTLGLILLAITVLAVLAAPVLTAVFAPGFYMDHTHKFDLASEMLRITFPYLLLISLTAFAGAILNTYGRFAVPAFTPVLLNVCLIGSAIFLSPLFDEPIVALAWGVLIAGVVQLIFQFPFLMHLKLLPKPVFGWQDEGVQRILKLMIPALFGVSVAQINLLLDTVLASFLQTGSVSWLYYSDRLTELPLGVFGIAISTVILPSLARKHASRSSKEFAHTLDWAVRMILLIALPSALALILLAEPLIITLFKYGALTERDVTMSAMSLQAYACGLLAFMLIKVLAPGYFSRQDMKTPVKIAVQAMVANMVFNLLLIWHFQHVGLAMATALSAFLNAAMLLRGLIREKVFVWQPGWGVLLIRLFLALAVLFAVITWLSPTVDVWMSGDVWQRAQHMLLVVVAGAVSYFAVLVLAGLRMRHIRA; encoded by the coding sequence ATGACCATGCTTTCTCGCGTCTTGGGGCTGGTAAGAGATGTTGTCATTGCTAACTATTTTGGCGCTAGCGGAAGTGCCGATGCTTTTTTTGTAGCATTTAAGATTCCTAACTTCCTGAGACGTTTGTTTGCTGAAGGTGCTTTTTCGCAAGCGTTTGTTCCTGTGTTATCGGAATACCAAACTCAGAAAGATCATGATGAAGTCAAACGCTTAGTCGATAGGGTGGCCGGTACGCTAGGCCTTATCTTGCTGGCAATTACTGTTTTGGCTGTCTTGGCTGCACCCGTGTTGACTGCGGTGTTTGCTCCAGGTTTTTATATGGATCATACGCACAAGTTTGATCTTGCATCTGAAATGCTGCGAATTACATTTCCCTATTTGTTACTTATATCCTTAACGGCCTTTGCTGGTGCTATTTTAAATACCTATGGCCGCTTTGCTGTTCCTGCTTTTACGCCTGTGTTGTTAAATGTCTGCTTGATAGGCTCTGCCATTTTTCTTAGTCCTTTGTTTGATGAGCCCATTGTTGCGCTTGCATGGGGCGTGTTAATTGCCGGTGTGGTGCAGCTGATTTTCCAATTTCCTTTTTTGATGCATTTGAAACTGTTACCTAAGCCTGTGTTTGGTTGGCAGGATGAAGGTGTTCAGCGCATCCTTAAATTAATGATCCCGGCATTATTTGGTGTCTCCGTTGCTCAAATCAATTTGCTGCTTGATACCGTACTAGCTTCTTTCTTACAAACCGGTAGTGTTTCTTGGTTGTATTACTCAGATCGCTTAACTGAGTTGCCATTGGGTGTGTTTGGTATAGCCATATCTACCGTTATTTTACCCAGCCTTGCTCGTAAGCATGCTAGCCGATCTTCGAAAGAGTTTGCTCATACCTTGGATTGGGCAGTGCGGATGATTTTGCTGATTGCGTTGCCGTCTGCGCTGGCGCTTATTCTTTTGGCTGAGCCGCTGATCATCACTTTGTTCAAATATGGCGCATTAACCGAAAGGGATGTGACTATGTCTGCAATGAGCTTGCAGGCTTATGCCTGTGGGTTGCTAGCATTTATGCTAATTAAAGTGCTGGCTCCAGGATATTTCTCGCGCCAAGATATGAAAACACCAGTGAAGATTGCCGTACAAGCAATGGTTGCCAATATGGTGTTTAACTTATTACTGATTTGGCATTTTCAACATGTGGGATTGGCGATGGCAACGGCATTATCTGCTTTTTTGAATGCTGCTATGTTGTTGAGAGGTTTGATACGCGAAAAGGTATTTGTGTGGCAGCCTGGGTGGGGTGTGTTGCTGATAAGATTGTTTTTAGCTTTGGCCGTCTTATTTGCCGTAATAACGTGGCTAAGCCCTACTGTGGATGTGTGGATGAGTGGTGATGTGTGGCAACGAGCTCAGCATATGTTGCTTGTGGTGGTTGCCGGAGCTGTCTCATATTTTGCTGTATTAGTGCTTGCAGGGCTGAGAATGCGCCATATTCGAGCCTAA
- the rpsT gene encoding 30S ribosomal protein S20, producing the protein MANSAGSRKRARQSEKRRQHNASLRSMVRTYIKKVVAAIASGDKAAANEALKVAQPLMDSSVNKGIFEKNKIARSKSRMNARIKAMA; encoded by the coding sequence GTGGCTAACTCCGCAGGATCCCGTAAACGCGCTCGCCAGTCGGAGAAACGTCGCCAGCATAACGCTAGCCTCCGCTCCATGGTTCGAACGTACATCAAAAAAGTTGTTGCAGCTATTGCTAGCGGCGACAAAGCTGCTGCAAACGAAGCATTAAAAGTTGCACAGCCTCTCATGGACTCTTCTGTAAACAAAGGCATTTTTGAGAAAAACAAAATTGCTCGCAGCAAAAGTCGCATGAACGCACGCATCAAAGCAATGGCTTAA
- the proB gene encoding glutamate 5-kinase, producing the protein MAASRDKLQKARRWVVKIGSALLTNDGQGLDQAAISRWVDQLAALKQQGVEVVLVSSGAVAEGMTRLGWSVRPKELNRLQAAAAVGQMGLVQAYEANFQRHGTHTAQILLTHDDLTHRDRYLNARAALKTLLEMGVVPVVNENDTVVTDEIRFGDNDTLAALVANLIEADGVVLLTDQHGLYTADPRSNPHAELISQARAEDESLVAVAGSGGKLGQGGMATKVRAAKLAARSGAITLIASGREEDVLLRLKQGEVLGTLLVPDRSPMAARKQWLAGHLQARGTLVLDAGAVLALTERGKSLLPAGVKGLSGEFTRGEMVLIADESGRIVARGLVNYGAGDARKIVGKPSSMISEVLGYISEEELVHRDNLVLA; encoded by the coding sequence GTGGCGGCAAGTCGAGATAAGTTGCAAAAAGCACGGCGCTGGGTTGTTAAGATAGGTAGTGCTTTGTTGACCAATGATGGTCAGGGGTTGGATCAGGCGGCTATTAGTCGCTGGGTCGATCAATTAGCGGCCTTGAAACAGCAGGGTGTTGAGGTTGTTCTGGTCTCTTCGGGGGCAGTGGCTGAAGGAATGACACGGCTTGGTTGGAGTGTTCGTCCTAAAGAGCTTAACCGCTTGCAGGCAGCTGCTGCGGTTGGGCAAATGGGCCTGGTGCAGGCGTATGAGGCGAATTTTCAGCGCCATGGTACGCATACAGCTCAAATTTTGCTGACTCATGATGACCTGACTCATCGAGATCGTTATTTGAATGCTCGTGCAGCCCTTAAGACTTTGCTTGAGATGGGTGTTGTGCCTGTCGTCAATGAAAATGACACTGTTGTCACTGATGAGATTAGGTTTGGTGATAATGATACCTTGGCTGCATTGGTTGCGAATTTGATTGAAGCGGATGGTGTCGTCTTGCTAACGGATCAGCATGGGTTGTATACGGCTGACCCTCGCTCAAACCCGCATGCTGAGTTGATTTCGCAAGCGCGTGCTGAAGATGAGTCGTTGGTAGCGGTTGCTGGTAGTGGTGGGAAGTTGGGGCAGGGGGGTATGGCAACTAAGGTGAGGGCTGCCAAACTTGCTGCTCGCTCTGGAGCGATAACGCTGATTGCTAGTGGTCGTGAAGAGGATGTGTTGTTGCGCCTGAAGCAGGGGGAGGTGCTGGGTACGCTCTTGGTGCCTGATCGTAGCCCTATGGCGGCGAGAAAGCAGTGGTTGGCAGGTCATCTGCAAGCAAGAGGTACCTTAGTGCTTGATGCGGGTGCTGTGCTGGCGTTGACTGAGCGCGGTAAGAGTTTGTTGCCTGCGGGTGTTAAAGGGCTCTCGGGGGAGTTTACGCGTGGAGAGATGGTGCTGATTGCTGATGAGTCCGGGCGGATTGTAGCGCGAGGTCTTGTGAACTATGGTGCGGGAGATGCTCGTAAGATAGTAGGCAAGCCTAGCTCAATGATTTCGGAGGTATTGGGTTATATCAGTGAAGAGGAGTTGGTGCATCGGGATAACCTGGTGTTGGCCTGA